A window of the Vibrio ostreae genome harbors these coding sequences:
- a CDS encoding CpxP family protein, with product MKNVKKWMLAALILPATLGATSVLAAGGDKAPHQRDCGPGAERALFKQLNLSDAQQEQLRSLREQGRAEMKKQPRSGMKEEMQALHQQERALMLAPNFDKAAATALAKQMAEKQVEHRVRMMEKRHQMLNVLTAEQKSQFESLQQERMTQCWKEGPRGGHPGAKGEHGYRGDKGQQGKQPASEAAQ from the coding sequence ATGAAAAACGTAAAAAAATGGATGCTTGCCGCATTGATTTTACCAGCCACACTAGGCGCCACCAGCGTATTGGCTGCGGGTGGAGATAAAGCACCGCATCAGCGTGACTGTGGCCCCGGCGCTGAACGGGCTCTGTTTAAGCAACTGAACCTGAGCGATGCGCAACAAGAGCAACTGCGCAGTCTGCGCGAGCAAGGCCGTGCTGAGATGAAAAAGCAGCCGCGTTCAGGCATGAAAGAAGAGATGCAGGCGCTGCATCAGCAAGAGCGCGCATTAATGCTGGCGCCAAATTTTGATAAAGCTGCGGCGACTGCACTGGCCAAACAGATGGCGGAAAAACAAGTCGAGCACCGGGTGCGTATGATGGAGAAGCGTCATCAGATGCTTAATGTCCTGACTGCGGAACAGAAAAGCCAGTTTGAGTCACTGCAACAAGAGCGCATGACGCAGTGCTGGAAAGAGGGGCCGCGTGGTGGACATCCAGGCGCGAAAGGTGAGCATGGTTATCGAGGTGACAAAGGCCAGCAAGGTAAACAGCCAGCCTCAGAAGCGGCGCAATAA
- the glpX gene encoding class II fructose-bisphosphatase, giving the protein MKRDLAMAFSRVTEGAALAGYKWLGRGNKNAADGAAVEVMRTLLNKTDIRGEIVIGEGEIDEAPMLYIGEHVGLGGDEVDIAVDPIEGTRMTAMGQSNALAVLAAGERGSFLKAPDMYMEKLVVGPGAKGCIDLDKPLQENLENIAAALHKPLSNLTVITLAKPRHDNIIAEMQNLGVRVFAVPDGDVAASILTCMPDSEVDVMYCIGGAPEGVVSAAVIRALDGDMQGRLLPRHKVKGDSDDNRIWGAKELERCREMGVEAEVILKLEDMARSDNVIFSATGITKGDLLEGITRQGNIATTETLLIRGRCRTIRRIKSIHYLERKDPEVREAIL; this is encoded by the coding sequence ATGAAACGCGATTTAGCAATGGCTTTTTCACGGGTGACGGAAGGCGCAGCCCTGGCAGGCTACAAATGGCTCGGCCGTGGCAATAAAAACGCCGCTGACGGTGCCGCAGTAGAAGTGATGCGGACCTTATTAAATAAAACCGACATCCGTGGTGAAATCGTCATCGGTGAAGGCGAAATCGATGAAGCGCCGATGCTGTACATTGGTGAACACGTCGGTTTGGGCGGCGATGAAGTCGATATCGCCGTCGACCCGATTGAAGGCACCCGTATGACGGCAATGGGCCAGTCCAATGCGCTGGCAGTGCTGGCTGCCGGTGAACGTGGCAGCTTCCTCAAGGCGCCGGATATGTACATGGAGAAACTGGTGGTGGGTCCGGGCGCGAAAGGCTGTATTGACCTCGACAAACCATTGCAGGAAAACCTGGAGAATATCGCCGCGGCGCTGCATAAACCGCTCAGCAACCTGACGGTCATCACCCTGGCCAAACCACGTCACGATAACATTATCGCTGAGATGCAAAACCTCGGCGTACGCGTTTTTGCGGTGCCGGATGGCGATGTGGCGGCCTCCATTCTGACCTGTATGCCTGACAGCGAAGTGGACGTGATGTATTGCATCGGCGGCGCGCCGGAAGGTGTGGTGTCGGCTGCGGTTATCCGCGCGCTGGACGGTGATATGCAAGGCCGTCTGCTGCCACGCCATAAAGTCAAAGGCGACAGTGACGACAACCGTATCTGGGGCGCTAAAGAGCTGGAGCGTTGCCGGGAAATGGGCGTTGAGGCTGAAGTGATCCTCAAGCTGGAAGATATGGCGCGCAGTGACAATGTGATTTTCTCCGCCACCGGTATTACTAAAGGTGATCTGCTGGAAGGCATTACCCGCCAGGGTAATATTGCCACCACCGAGACTCTGCTTATTCGTGGCCGCTGTCGTACCATTCGCCGCATCAAGTCGATCCACTATCTGGAGCGTAAAGATCCGGAAGTGCGTGAAGCGATTCTGTAA
- the pfkA gene encoding 6-phosphofructokinase, with protein MIKKIGILTSGGDAPGMNAAIRGVVRTALGAGLEVYGIYDGYQGLYEDRIKQLDRSSVSDVINRGGTFLGSARFPQFREVEVREKAIENLKKHGIDALVVIGGDGSYMGAKKLTEMGYPCIGLPGTIDNDIAGTDYTIGYLTALNTVIDSIDRLRDTSSSHQRISIVEIMGRHCGDLTLMSAVAGGCEYIITPETGLDMEQLISNIQDGIKKGKKHAIIALTELMMDANQLAQEIEKATGRETRATILGHIQRGGKPTAFDRVLASRMGNYAVHLLMEGYGGRCVGIQKEQLVHHDIIDAIENMKRPVRTDLYKVAEELF; from the coding sequence ATGATTAAGAAGATCGGTATTTTGACAAGTGGCGGCGACGCCCCGGGCATGAATGCTGCAATTCGCGGCGTGGTTCGTACTGCCTTGGGCGCAGGCCTGGAAGTGTATGGTATCTACGACGGCTATCAGGGCCTGTACGAAGATCGCATCAAGCAGCTGGATCGCTCCAGCGTATCTGATGTCATCAACCGCGGTGGTACCTTCCTGGGCTCGGCACGTTTTCCACAGTTTCGTGAAGTCGAAGTGCGTGAAAAAGCGATCGAAAACCTGAAAAAACACGGCATTGATGCACTGGTTGTGATCGGTGGTGACGGTTCGTACATGGGTGCGAAGAAACTGACTGAAATGGGTTACCCATGTATCGGTCTGCCAGGCACTATCGATAATGATATCGCAGGCACGGATTACACCATTGGTTACCTGACTGCACTCAACACAGTGATCGATTCGATTGACCGTTTGCGTGACACTTCATCGTCACACCAGCGGATCTCTATCGTGGAGATCATGGGTCGTCATTGTGGTGACCTGACCCTGATGTCAGCAGTGGCGGGTGGTTGTGAGTACATCATTACACCGGAAACCGGCCTGGACATGGAGCAGTTGATCTCTAACATCCAGGATGGCATCAAGAAAGGCAAGAAACACGCGATTATCGCGCTGACTGAGCTGATGATGGACGCCAACCAACTGGCGCAAGAGATTGAGAAAGCGACTGGCCGCGAAACCCGCGCTACGATTCTTGGTCACATTCAGCGCGGCGGTAAACCAACAGCATTTGACCGTGTACTGGCATCGCGCATGGGTAACTACGCGGTGCACCTGCTGATGGAAGGCTACGGCGGCCGCTGTGTCGGTATCCAGAAAGAGCAGCTGGTTCACCACGACATCATCGACGCGATTGAAAACATGAAGCGTCCGGTGCGTACCGACCTGTACAAAGTCGCTGAAGAGCTGTTCTAA
- the fieF gene encoding CDF family cation-efflux transporter FieF (FieF, a metal efflux transporter, is a member of the CDF (cation diffusion facilitator) family of transporters.) → MKQEYARLVTTAAWTATAVATLLLICKIAAWWVTGSVSLLASLIDSLLDIAASVVNLVVVRYSLQPADREHTFGHGKAESLAALAQAMFISGSACFLILNGIDRFFRPHELQSPEYGIYVSAFAMLVTAALVMFQRAVVAKTGSQAIAADSLHYQSDLLMNAAIMVALGLSWFGIKQADALFAVGIGIYILYSAYRMAYHAVHTLLDHKLPDEELVQIRTISLSVEGVMGVHQLRTRMSGPVRFIQLHLELDDNIPLIEAHRISDIVEAKLRKAFPGADVLIHQDPYSVVFGVERKQKFQGW, encoded by the coding sequence ATGAAACAGGAATACGCCCGACTTGTCACCACCGCGGCGTGGACGGCCACTGCGGTCGCGACACTGCTGCTTATTTGTAAAATTGCCGCCTGGTGGGTGACCGGTTCGGTCAGCCTGCTGGCTTCTCTGATTGATTCGCTGCTCGACATCGCGGCGTCAGTGGTCAACCTGGTGGTGGTGCGCTATTCGTTGCAGCCCGCTGACCGGGAGCACACCTTCGGGCACGGGAAAGCTGAATCACTGGCCGCCCTGGCTCAGGCAATGTTTATTTCCGGTTCAGCCTGTTTTCTGATTCTGAACGGGATCGACCGCTTTTTCCGCCCGCATGAACTGCAGTCTCCGGAATACGGTATTTATGTCAGTGCGTTTGCCATGCTTGTCACGGCCGCCCTGGTGATGTTTCAGCGGGCGGTGGTGGCCAAAACCGGCAGCCAGGCGATTGCGGCTGATTCACTGCATTACCAGTCCGATTTACTGATGAATGCGGCGATCATGGTTGCGCTGGGGCTGAGCTGGTTTGGGATCAAGCAGGCCGATGCGCTATTTGCAGTCGGCATCGGCATCTACATTTTATACAGCGCTTACCGGATGGCTTACCACGCGGTACATACTCTGCTTGATCATAAACTCCCGGATGAAGAACTGGTTCAGATCCGCACTATTTCATTATCGGTGGAAGGGGTGATGGGGGTGCATCAGCTGCGTACCCGCATGTCCGGACCTGTAAGATTTATCCAGTTGCATCTGGAACTCGATGACAATATTCCTCTGATTGAAGCGCACCGTATTTCCGATATTGTCGAAGCGAAGCTGCGTAAGGCATTTCCGGGCGCCGATGTGCTGATTCACCAGGACCCTTACTCCGTGGTATTCGGAGTGGAAAGGAAGCAAAAATTTCAGGGCTGGTAA